One Phaseolus vulgaris cultivar G19833 chromosome 2, P. vulgaris v2.0, whole genome shotgun sequence DNA window includes the following coding sequences:
- the LOC137809933 gene encoding uncharacterized protein: MSTTDYSREIEGFNDFIENSELVDILLVGRKFTWYKPNGLVKSGIDRVLISKWIDFWPNFQEFVLSRSISDHCAVILREVSVDWGPKPFRCLDVWQRDSRFKKFVSLSWASYEVVGGGIFILKEKLKKLKVDLKVWNKEVFGDVNLAGKEVQKRIEVLDTRDDECGLAEAEMEERKGLLAELNKA, from the coding sequence ATGTCGACGACAGATTATTCTAGAGAAATAGAAGGGTTTAATGATTTTATCGAGAATTCGGAATTGGTTGATATCTTGCTGGTTGGTAGGAAGTTTACTTGGTATAAGCCCAACGGTTTGGTGAAGAGCGGAATTGACAGGGTGTTGATCTCAAAATGGATAGATTTTTGGCCTAATTTCCAGGAGTTCGTGTTAAGCAGATCAATTTCTGATCATTGTGCAGTTATACTTAGAGAGGTGTCTGTGGATTGGGGTCCGAAACCTTTTAGGTGTTTGGACGTATGGCAAAGAGATAGTAGGTTTAAGAAGTTTGTGAGTCTAAGTTGGGCTTCTTATGAGGTTGTAGGAGGGGGGATATTTattctaaaagaaaaattgaagaagCTAAAAGTAGATCTAAAAGTTTGGAATAAAGAAGTTTTCGGAGATGTGAATCTTGCTGGCAAGGAAGTGCAAAAGAGAATTGAGGTTTTAGACACACGTGATGATGAATGTGGGTTAGCTGAGGCTGAAATGGAAGAAAGAAAGGGTCTTCTTGCTGAACTTAATAAAGCTTAG
- the LOC137810522 gene encoding hsp70-Hsp90 organizing protein 3-like — protein sequence MADEAKAKGNAAFSAGDYATAIRHFSDAIALSPTNHVLYSNRSAAYASLQNYSDALTDAKKTVELKPDWSKGYSRLGAAHLGLSQYDDAISDYKNGLEIDPNNEPLKSGLADAQKALAAASRPRSSAASPFGDAFSGPEMWTRLTADPVTRAYLQQPDFLKMMQDIQKDPNNLNLHLKDQRVMHAIGVLLNVKIQTSPPTDADMPDSPSPSPSERKRAAEAEPSKQPEPEPEPEPMDLSEEKRSAKQVKAEALKEKEAGNAAYKKKDFDTAIQHYTKALELDDEDISYLTNRAAVYLEMGKYEECIKDCEKAVERGRELRSDYKMIARALTRKGSALVKMAKCSKDYDPAIEAFQKALTEHRNPDTLKKLNEAEKAKKDLEQQEDFDPQVADEEREKGNEFFKQQKYPEAVRHYTESLRRNPKDPRAYSNRAACYTKLGAMPEGLKDAEKCIELDPTFVKGYTRKGAVQYFMREYDKALETYREGLKYDANNQELLDGIKTCIQQINKASRGDLSPEELKERQAKAMQDPEIQNILQDPVMRQVLVDFQENPKAAQEHTKNPMVMNKIQKLVSAGIVQMK from the exons ATGGCCGACGAAGCCAAAGCCAAGGGCAACGCCGCTTTCTCCGCCGGAGACTATGCCACCGCCATCCGCCACTTCTCCGACGCCATCGCCTTGTCCCCCACCAACCACGTCCTCTATTCCAACCGATCCGCCGCGTATGCGTCCCTCCAAAACTACTCCGATGCCCTAACCGATGCCAAGAAGACCGTTGAACTCAAGCCCGACTGGTCCAAGGGCTACAGTCGTCTTGGCGCCGCGCATCTCGGCCTCTCCCAATACGACGACGCCATTTCGGATTACAAGAACGGCCTCGAAATCGACCCCAACAACGAGCCCCTCAAGTCCGGTTTGGCCGATGCGCAGAAGGCCCTAGCTGCCGCCTCCAGACCCCGCTCCTCCGCCGCTAGCCCCTTCGGAGATGCTTTCTCTGGGCCCGAGATGTGGACCCGGCTTACCGCGGACCCCGTAACTAGGGCTTACCTCCAACAGCCCGATTTCTTGAAGATGATGCAAGATATCCAGAAAGATCCTAATAACCTCAACCTGCACTTGAAGGACCAAAGAGTTATGCATGCCATAGGGGTTTTGCTCAACGTGAAGATTCAAACCTCTCCACCCACCGACGCTGACATGCCTGATTCGCCGTCGCCCTCACCTTCCGAGAGGAAGAGAGCCGCGGAAGCCGAACCCTCCAAGCAACCTGAGCCTGAGCCCGAACCCGAACCCATGGATTTGTCTGAGGAGAAGAGGAGCGCGAAGCAGGTGAAGGCTGAGGCGCTGAAAGAAAAGGAAGCGGGTAATGCAGCGTATAAGAAGAAGGATTTTGATACTGCAATTCAGCATTACACCAAGGCTTTGGAGTTGGATGATGAAGATATATCGTATCTCACCAATCGGGCAGCTGTGTACTTGGAAATGGGAAAG TATGAGGAATGTATAAAAGATTGTGAAAAGGCTGTTGAAAGAGGAAGAGAGCTAAGATCAGATTATAAAATGATAGCCAGAGCTTTGACGAGGAAAGGAAGTGCCTTGGTGAAAATGGCGAAGTGCTCAAAGGATTACGACCCTGCCATTGAAGCTTTCCAGAAAGCACTAACTGAGCACCGCAACCCTGACACTTTGAAGAAACTTAATGAAGCTGAAAAGGCAAAGAAAGATCTGGAACAACAAGAAGATTTTGATCCACAGGTGGCTGATGAGGAGAGAGAAAAAG GAAACGAATTCTTTAAGCAGCAGAAGTATCCTGAGGCTGTGAGGCATTACACGGAGTCTTTACGAAGAAATCCGAAAGATCCTAGG GCCTATAGTAACAGAGCAGCATGCTATACTAAGTTGGGGGCAATGCCTGAAGGTTTAAAGGATGCAGAGAAGTGTATTGAACTTGATCCAACCTTCGTAAAGGGTTATACCAGGAAGGGTGCAGTGCAGTATTTCATGAGGGAATATGACAAGGCTTTGGAAACATATAGGGAGGGATTGAAATATGACGCTAACAACCAGGAGTTGCTTGATGGAATTAAAAC TTGTATACAACAAATTAATAAGGCTAGCCGTGGAGACTTAAGTCCCGAGGAATTGAAGGAGAGACAG GCAAAGGCAATGCAGGATCCAGAAATTCAGAACATTCTCCAAGACCCTGTTATGAGACAG GTATTGGTTGATTTCCAGGAAAATCCCAAGGCTGCACAGGAACATACAAAGAATCCTATGGTGATGAACAAGATTCAAAAGCTGGTCAGCGCTGGAATTGTCCAGATGAAGTAA
- the LOC137809932 gene encoding uncharacterized protein, with translation MFFEWEKPLAGQLRQPLAVVRLDSGETDRWVWKGEGLQTFSVSSAYSLIRRDCEADSSLVFGKLWSCKVVPSALVTAWRVLGNKIATRAYLERRGVLVESSMCCLCGKEEGSYRHLFFECSFA, from the coding sequence ATGTTTTTCGAATGGGAGAAACCTTTAGCGGGTCAGTTGCGTCAGCCTTTAGCTGTGGTTAGGTTGGATTCGGGAGAGACGGATAGGTGGGTTTGGAAGGGTGAGGGTCTTCAGACGTTTTCAGTCAGCTCTGCTTATTCTCTTATCAGGAGGGATTGTGAGGCGGATTCCTCTCTGGTCTTCGGTAAGCTGTGGAGCTGTAAAGTTGTGCCTTCTGCTTTAGTtactgcttggagggtgttggggAATAAGATTGCTACTAGGGCATATCTGGAAAGGAGAGGGGTGTTGGTGGAAAGCTCTATGTGCTGCTTGTGTGGGAAGGAGGAAGGGTCTTATCGTCATCTGTTTTTCGAATGCAGTTTTGCTTGA
- the LOC137810521 gene encoding pectinesterase inhibitor 9-like: protein MVTTVRLVSLLLVSLVIYISGTAQCSVTKHSDPNPAEFVKSSCRATRYPVLCVHSLLAYASVIHRSDRQLAMTALSVSISRTRSSGSFLKKMSKARGMKVRERRAVQDCVETIGDSVERLKQSFKELGRTGLGEDFAWHMSNVQTWVSAALTDDSTCLDGFAGSAMNGNVKSGIKERVLHVAQVTSNALALVNHFASTHPTHSP from the coding sequence ATGGTAACCACAGTGAGACTTGTTTCACTGCTTCTCGTGAGCCTGGTAATTTACATAAGCGGCACCGCACAATGTTCCGTAACCAAACATTCAGACCCTAACCCTGCAGAGTTCGTGAAGTCATCGTGCAGGGCCACACGGTACCCTGTTTTATGCGTCCACTCGCTGTTGGCCTACGCAAGCGTCATACACCGAAGCGACCGGCAACTTGCGATGACAGCTTTGTCGGTGAGCATATCGAGGACTCGATCCTCGGGTTCGTTCCTGAAGAAGATGTCGAAAGCAAGAGGCATGAAGGTTAGGGAGCGGAGAGCGGTGCAGGATTGTGTGGAGACCATTGGTGACAGCGTGGAGCGTCTGAAGCAATCGTTTAAGGAGTTGGGGCGAACGGGGTTGGGAGAAGACTTCGCATGGCACATGAGCAATGTCCAGACCTGGGTTAGCGCCGCCCTAACCGACGACAGCACTTGTCTGGACGGCTTCGCTGGTTCCGCCATGAACGGAAACGTGAAGAGTGGTATAAAGGAGAGGGTTCTCCACGTTGCTCAAGTCACCAGCAATGCTCTCGCCTTGGTTAATCACTTTGCTTCCACCCACCCTACCCACTCTCCTTAA